A portion of the Streptomyces platensis genome contains these proteins:
- a CDS encoding citrate synthase, producing the protein MADREAAQDAGGQRLSTREAADRLGVKPETVYAYVSRGQLTSRREPGSRGSTFDAKEVDALARRAGRREPPSSGGELAVRTGITLIDRDHCYFRGVDTSELAAHYRYEEVAEWLWTGELRPGIRFTAPQDALAAAQRAVQALPAHSGPMDRLRVAVIAAAAADPLRFDLSEDTVVETARTLIPTLVDALPSHTPKQCTADSLAPRLWSRLTTEPADAAALRVLDAALVLLIDHDLAASTCAVRVAASARAHPYAIVSAGYGALDGVLHGAASGLAHRMLLEVLDRGSAAAVVADHLRAGRRVPGLGHPLYNSEDPRARTLFELLEDVPRARLALEAAHQVITTTARHTDLHANVDLALAVLTVSTGMPTEAGETIFAISRTAGWIAHALEEYAERPLRMRPSGQYHGPRPPQPLP; encoded by the coding sequence ATGGCGGATCGAGAAGCAGCACAGGATGCCGGCGGGCAGCGACTGAGCACCCGGGAGGCGGCCGACCGGCTCGGCGTGAAGCCGGAGACGGTGTATGCCTACGTCAGTCGCGGCCAGCTGACCAGCCGCCGCGAGCCGGGCAGCCGCGGCAGCACGTTCGACGCGAAGGAGGTCGACGCGCTCGCCCGCCGTGCCGGACGCCGCGAACCTCCTTCCTCCGGTGGCGAGTTGGCGGTCCGTACAGGCATCACACTGATCGACCGCGACCACTGCTACTTCCGTGGCGTCGACACCTCGGAACTCGCCGCCCACTACCGCTACGAGGAAGTCGCCGAATGGCTGTGGACCGGCGAGCTGCGGCCCGGCATTCGCTTCACAGCACCGCAGGACGCCCTGGCCGCCGCCCAACGAGCCGTCCAGGCACTGCCGGCCCACAGCGGACCGATGGACCGGCTACGGGTCGCCGTGATCGCCGCCGCGGCCGCCGACCCCCTGCGCTTCGACCTGTCCGAGGACACTGTCGTGGAGACCGCCCGCACCCTCATCCCGACCCTTGTCGACGCCTTGCCGTCACACACCCCGAAGCAATGCACTGCCGACTCACTCGCGCCTCGCCTCTGGTCACGGCTGACCACCGAGCCGGCCGACGCCGCGGCACTCCGCGTCTTGGACGCCGCCCTCGTCCTGCTCATCGACCACGACCTCGCCGCCTCGACCTGCGCGGTCCGGGTCGCCGCCTCGGCCCGTGCCCATCCGTACGCGATCGTCTCGGCCGGCTACGGGGCCCTGGACGGCGTGCTGCACGGCGCGGCGAGCGGGCTCGCCCACCGGATGCTGCTGGAGGTGCTGGACCGCGGCAGCGCGGCTGCCGTCGTCGCCGACCACCTACGGGCCGGCCGCCGGGTACCGGGCCTCGGCCACCCCCTCTACAACAGCGAGGACCCACGGGCCCGCACCCTCTTCGAGCTCCTGGAAGACGTGCCCCGGGCCCGCCTCGCCTTGGAGGCCGCCCACCAAGTGATCACCACAACGGCCCGGCACACGGACTTGCACGCCAACGTCGACCTGGCCTTGGCCGTACTGACCGTCTCGACGGGCATGCCGACCGAGGCAGGCGAAACCATCTTCGCCATCTCCCGCACGGCCGGCTGGATCGCCCACGCCCTGGAGGAATACGCCGAACGCCCTCTCCGCATGCGCCCCAGCGGCCAGTACCACGGTCCCCGCCCGCCACAACCGTTGCCGTGA
- a CDS encoding citrate synthase/methylcitrate synthase, which yields MPTAEVNAPIDAPRGLAGVIVTETQLGDVRGTEGFYHYRQYSAVELATARSFEDVWYLMFHGELPDAAQLAAFKAETAALRTLPAAVRDALPALAHAGALSGPLAGLRTALSLLGATAGFRPLYDLDAGRRRADALAACAAVPTLITALHRLGQGLAPVEPRADLGHAANYLYMLTGDEPEPEQVRAIEAYLISTIDHGFNASTFTARVITSTGADLAACLVGAVGALSGPLHGGAPSRALDMLDAIGTPDRIDAWIRDRVQRGDRIMGFGHSVYRTEDPRSRMLRGIAERFGGPLVEFAVQVEARVEELLAELKPGRELHINVELYAGVVMELCGLPREMFTPTFCAARVVGWSANILEQAQDSKIIRPAARYVGPPPPQPVPGVVPR from the coding sequence ATGCCGACCGCTGAGGTGAACGCACCGATCGACGCTCCCCGGGGGCTTGCGGGCGTCATCGTCACCGAGACCCAACTGGGCGACGTACGGGGCACCGAGGGCTTCTACCACTACCGCCAGTACTCCGCCGTCGAGCTGGCCACCGCCCGCAGCTTCGAGGACGTCTGGTACCTGATGTTCCACGGGGAGCTGCCCGACGCCGCGCAGCTGGCGGCGTTCAAGGCCGAGACCGCCGCGCTGCGCACGCTGCCCGCGGCCGTGCGGGACGCGCTGCCCGCCCTCGCCCATGCCGGTGCGCTCTCCGGTCCGCTCGCCGGGCTCCGCACCGCGCTGTCGCTGCTCGGCGCGACGGCGGGCTTCCGGCCGCTGTACGACCTCGACGCCGGCCGCCGCCGTGCTGACGCGCTTGCCGCCTGCGCCGCCGTCCCGACCCTGATCACCGCGCTGCACCGCCTCGGCCAGGGCCTGGCGCCCGTCGAGCCGCGCGCGGACCTCGGCCACGCGGCCAACTACCTCTACATGCTCACCGGTGACGAGCCGGAGCCGGAGCAGGTGCGGGCCATCGAGGCGTATCTGATCTCCACCATCGACCACGGCTTCAACGCCTCGACCTTCACCGCACGTGTCATCACCTCCACCGGTGCCGACCTCGCGGCCTGTCTCGTCGGCGCCGTCGGTGCGCTCTCCGGACCGTTGCACGGCGGCGCGCCCAGCCGCGCCCTGGACATGCTCGACGCCATCGGCACCCCCGACCGCATCGATGCATGGATCCGTGACCGCGTGCAGCGTGGCGACCGGATCATGGGGTTCGGCCACTCCGTCTACCGCACCGAGGACCCGCGCTCCCGGATGCTGCGAGGCATCGCCGAGCGGTTCGGTGGCCCGCTGGTGGAATTCGCCGTCCAGGTGGAGGCGAGGGTCGAAGAGCTGCTGGCCGAGCTCAAGCCCGGCCGTGAGCTGCACATCAATGTGGAGCTCTACGCGGGGGTCGTCATGGAGCTGTGCGGGCTGCCGCGCGAGATGTTCACACCCACCTTCTGCGCGGCCAGGGTGGTCGGCTGGAGCGCCAACATCCTGGAGCAGGCCCAGGATTCGAAGATCATCCGACCCGCGGCCCGGTATGTCGGGCCGCCCCCGCCGCAGCCGGTGCCCGGCGTCGTACCCCGCTAG